Sequence from the Candidatus Obscuribacterales bacterium genome:
ACAGGGATCAAAAATTTCCCATCCCTGCATAGACACCCATCCCGGAGCTAAAGATTCCATCACGACCTTGCCCCGCAGGTTACTAGGTAATTTATAGATCAGCGTGCGATCAACCTTTAACAGATGACGCACTTCCTGCACCGCTGTTTGCAACACGTGATCGAGATTTAGGGATTGACGAATATGTTGAGCAATCTGGTTCAGAACCTGCTCCCGCTTTGCCTGCTGCTGAAATGCCTCCTCAGCTTGCTTTTGGGCGGTGATGTCAACATAGGTACCCATCATCCGCCAGGGGCGATCGTGACGATCCTTTTCTGCACTCCCGCGCATTAAAACCCAGCGAATGCTACCGTCTTTATGCAGCATTCGGTGTTCACAGACAAATTGATGGGTGGCATCATTGAGGTGAGTATTCAAAGCGATCGCCACCTTAGAGCGATCGCCGGGATGCACATGTTTTAACCATTCATCTAGCTGGTTGGCAATCTCCTCCTCGTCATAGCCCAGCATCGATTTGAGGATAGGATCAAGATAAATGTCATGGGTATCTAAGACCCAGTCCCACACCCCCACTTGACCAGCCTGCACCGCCAGTTGATAGCGATCTTGACTGCGCCGTAGCTCAGCTTCCAGCGCTTGGCGATCGGTGAGGTCTGTGAACACCAAAACACCACCGATGACGTCTCCCTCAGCAGTTTGAATCGGAGCTGCAGAGTCACTAACCATATATTCCTGGCCAGCTAGGCTTTGCAGCACAGTCGGCTGGGGGAGACGAAAGACCTGCCCATCGCTCATAGCTTGGATAAGGGGATTGATGATATCTTGGCGAGTTTGGGCATCCAGTAGCCGCATGATGGCATTGATAGGTTTCCCGATCGCTGCCTCGGTATCCCATCCGGTCAGGCGCTCAGCCACCGGATTCATAAAGGTAATGCGCTGGTGAGTATCGGTAGCAATCACCGCATCACCCAAGCTGTTGAGCGTGACTGCTAGCCGTTGCTCGGAGGCCTCTAGCCGTTGCTCCAATTGCGATCGCTGCAGGGTAATGTTGAGGCTCGTCTGCAGTTCCTTCAGCCGAAAGGGCTTCATTAAGTAGCCAAAGGGCTCTGTTTTCAGCACCCGCTCTAGGGTTACTTCATCAGAGTGAGCAGTGAGATAAATAATGGGTACTTCATAGTCATTGTTGATGATCGTGGCAGTTTGGATGCCATCCAAGTCTCCTTCTAAGCGAATGTCCATGATCACAATATCAGGCTGCAATGCCTGGGTGACCTGAATTGCCTCACGCCCAGAACTCACACAGCCCACAACGTTGTGAGAGAGAGACTCCAAGGACTCCTGTAAATTCCAGGCTGCAATCGGTTCATCTTCAACAATGAGGATCTTTGCCATAACGTTCGTCTAGTAAGGTGCAAGGTTGCCCTGAGGGCGATCGCAACACAACAAGCTAGCCTGCTAGGTTGTCCTCAGCCTTAAGGATGTCTTGAATCAGGGTATGAACGCCCTAAGACATGTCTCAATCAGACAGACATAGTCTTAGCCGCTTTGGTTGTTCAACGATGATTCTATTCAACAAGGCTCTATGGTTATACATGGTGATGACTAAGTCTCTTTACACGTCGGATGGGAATGATCCGCCAAGAGGGTAGCACCCTGTTAAGGGTTTCATAGGATTCCGCTGGATGGACAACCGTTTACCATCCTCCGTTCAACCTGGTGTTCCAAAGATATTTGGGCTTACAACATAATCATGGCGTAGGTTCCTCTCTCTTCCACAAGTTCGATGACGTTAGGGCTTCAGAAACTCTCACTCTTGAAATGATGACCGATACTGTTCGGGCACGGCATAGCAAAGCTTCTCATTCTCTATCCTTCAACCAGCTTAGGATGTGGGATCTGCAGATACTGTTTGGTCTGAGCCCGGCCTAGTCTGCCCTTCAAGCAACTCAAGATGAATAAAGAGGTTAATAATCTCTGATCTCACGTTTTTTTGAAGATTAAAACTAAGGGTATGCCCCTTCATTCAGCCTTGACAGCATGAAACCGTTAAGATTAGATGAATCAAGCACTTGGATAGATTTCTCTAGATGTAGTGGGGATTAGATAGGTTAGCACTAACCCAAGTCTAGCAATGAGATAGGATAGTCTAGTGGCTTGAATGATGATGAAATGATGATGAAATGATGATGATGGGATGACAAGGAAGGCACATTACACCAGAAGCGAAACCTCCTGCTATAGGGTGCTGTTAGACGTAGCTGCGCATCATCTCGACAGGCTGTCTCATCGAGCTTGATGTAGGATGGTGTGCTTTAGCGTGGCATGGTTCAGCATAAAGTGCACGCCATACCATAGTTTGCTTCTCGCGGAGTAGGCTATACACATCTTATAAATAAATAGGGCTTCCTACTCACCCTTGACTAACTAAGGAGGGTAGAGCTAGGCATAGAAAACTATGCTGATGCTCTAAGCTAACTCTATAGAGGTAATGAATCTATGTCATCAGTATGGAGATCTAGCAAGACTGGTGCTTTTGCCAGTCTAACTGGGGGCAGTGTCGCCAAGCTAGGGAAGCTAGGTTGATCTATGCCCATTTTAGCTCTTACCAAAAGAAATTCACGATAAAGATTCTTTACTTAACTTTTTGATGGGAAATAAACGGTAAACACAGTTTGAGGACTGCGATCGCACTCTAGGCGTCCCTTAAGCTGCTGGATCAAGATGGAGACGAGCTTGAGTCCCATGGATTGGGAGGATTGGGGATCAAAGTCGGAGGGCAAGGCATGGCCATCATGACCGATGGAGAGTGCATATTCATCCGGGCTGACAGCCTGTAGGGACATCGTGAGAGTGCCTGCTTGACCGGCCTTAAAGCCATGTTTCAAAGCATTGGAAATCAGTTCATTTAGAATCAACCCCAGAGAAATCGCCCGATCGACGTCAATGTGGATCTGGGGATCAATGACCTGCTCTAGGGTGACGGGATGTAGGGAGGTGGCATAGGTGCGATAGAGGTCGGCGGTGAGACAACGGACATATTGGGCAACATTGATGTTGCATAAATCATGGGACTGGTAAAGGTGTTCATGGATGAGAGCGATGCTGCTGACCCGATTTTGGCTTTGCCGCAGAGCATCCTGGGCAGTTGGATCGTGAGTGCGGTTGGCCTGAAGATTGAGTAGGCTAGAAATGATCTGTAAGTTATTTTTGACCCGGTGATGCACTTCCGACAGCAACACCTCTTTTTCTGCCAAGGATTCCCGCAAAGCTGCTTCAGCCCGCTGCCGTTCGCCCAGTTGCTCCTGGGCCTGCTGATAGAGCTGGGCCTGTTGGATGGCGATCGCCAGTTGATCCGTAACACGGTGAGCCAGTTCGAGTTCTGACGCTTGCCATCCGGCATGACTAGCCTCTTTCATCAGCGTCAGGGCTCCCCACGTCTCACCATTGACCCTGAGGGGTACGATCAGCCAAGCACCAGGAAACTGATCGGCAAGCGCTTGGTTAATGGGGTCTTCAATCGTACTGGTTTGATCAATACAGATGATGTCGCCGCGTTTGATGCGTTCGGCAAAGGGGTTATCGCGATCGGGGATGGTTGTGTTTAATGTATCCTGTAAGCTCTCGTGACATCGATGCTCGGCAACATGTTGCCAGTATTCTTGCTCAGGACAATACTGCACAATTAAGGCGCGGCTAATGCCCAAAAGATCCACAATCTCGCGAGTCGCGGTAGAAAAAATAGTTTGAATATCCAACGAATTACGGATAGTTTTCACCACACGGTTGAGAGATTGTTCTTGCTGGATGCAGGCTTGGATTTCTAGCTCTGCCTGTTTGCGATCGCGACTATCACGCACCACAGACAGCACGGTCAGCTTTCCCTCTAGCTCAAACAAATGGGAGTTGATCTCCGTAGGAATAGGTTCACCCGTCTGGCTAAGCAACACCATGTCAAATAGAGCTTGGTGATCCTGCTGCAAGCGTTGAGCAATCTCTGGTAACTGGTCATTCATTTCCGGCAGGCTAATATCCTTGGGCGATCGCTGCATGAGTTGCTCACGGCTGTAGCCCAGAAGCTGACAAGCCACAGTATTCACGTCGGAGAAGTTAGATAACTGCCCTTCAGCGCCCAATGGATGCACAAAAATTGCATCGTTGGCACTATCAAAGAGCTGGCGATAGCGTTTTTCACTCGTTTCTAGGGCCAGCTTCGCCGCTTGGCGCTCGGTAATGTCCTGCACCACCGACAACACTGAAATCACCTGTCCCTGTTCGTCGGTTAGCGAAGAGTTATACCATTCGCAATACACCACCGAGCCATTTTTATGATAGTTGCGGTTGCAATGGATAATCCGCTGTTCTCCTCGCAGCAGGCGTTCTTCCACCTGCTGGACGTCTGTGACATCATCGTCATGAATAAAATTCAAATCCTGTAATGACTTACCCATGACCTCCTCGGCTTTCCAACCTAGAATCACCTCGGCCTGGGTTGACCAGCGCCGGATCTTAGACTGAGCATCCCATTCAATGAAAGCAAGGGGCGAGTTTTCTAGATGCAGATTGAGAACTTGGTAGGCATGAAGCAGGTGAGCCAAAGAGGGGCGATCGCTCTCGTCCTCAACTCCTTGCACCCTAGGACTATCGCTTCGATCCAGCTCCGCAGCGATCGCTGCCAGTTCTGCCCGCCACCGAACTGCTGCGGTCCCAGAACCATGCTCGGCAATATCTTGCTCTAGGGCCAGGAGGCGATCGCGCAGGGCCGGTCGATGCACAGATTCATCGAGATAGCTAATAGATACCATAGGTCATAGCTAGCCGATCCTGAGGCACATGGGGCAGAAGCGGCTGTAGTTCAATCATAGGCTAGGGTTTCTAGCCCTGTCTATAATTAGAAGAAATACCCCATAGCGGCTGCAATTCCTGAGCGAATTCTGTAGGATAGTCTGCGGGTGTTTGTTGAACCATCCACAATTCCAATAACCTAGCTATAGCGATCGTATAGGGGAAGAACCGCACCGTGACTATTTGGATAAATGAGCAACTTGATCCCCTAGGTATTATCTATGCCTGTATTGCCTGCGATAGCGAGACCGAGGCCGAGGCTTGCCATATCTCGTTTCAAGAGAACCTGACTGCAGATCAAAAAGCTGATGGCTGGATGGCCCGTTTGCGCACCGTAGACTCCTGGGACGACGTCCCCGTCAATGCGCTCAAGCTGAGCTAGTCCTCTGTGGTTACAGCCCAAGGAATCATTGGATCTTGGGCAAGACGTTGGGAAACCGAAAAGGCCCCAGTCCGGTTAAGGTGACTTGGATCCGAGAAGTATTGGTATTGATCCAGCCAAATTTCACCCAAATCTCGAAAGATGAAGGTGCTGTTGCTCACCGATAGATTCAGAAGCTGCTGGCGAAACTCTTGCTCATAGCCAAGACGCACCGGATCAAGATACTCATCGGTCAGCGGCATATTAACGAAGACCAGAGGAATGCCATGCTCTTGAGCCGTGGATAGCACGGCTTGGGTTGCTTCGGCCTGCTGTCCTTCTAGGCGGAAGGCTTCGTAGTCGCGATCGTAGCTGCCGGAAACCCTAGCATATTGCTGATAGTAGGTAGCAGGGTTAAACTCCACAGCTAGGGGCAAAAATCCTCGAATGTCTGTGCGAGTTTGGCTGTCCATGGCTTCTAGATCGGTGGGAAGGGTGCCATCTACTGCCGCAGACTCTGCCGGGAGGGTCATCATCACGGGGGTTTCAGAGGCAGCGGGGCGGGGCAACCAAGCGGCAAACTGGCGCTGCAGCAAATATTTAACCTGATCGCGCTCTGCATGAACCGTGGAGCCATGGGCCAAGCGATCGCTCAGCCACCGATCCATCGTCTGATAGCTTTCCTGGAGCGAAAACCCTACGTTTTCCCTCGTGGTCTGGGCAGCAGGACGGGTAGTAATCCGGTTAGCATCCACCACTGGCAGAGCCAGGGTTCCCGCATTTAATTCCCGGTAGGCCTCCGAGGAGGCAATGCCTGTATAGGTGCGATCGAGGCGGCCGCTGTTAAACGCTCGTGCTCCGTCGGCCCACAGGATCAGCTTGGGTAAATGTTCAGTCACCAAGAGTCGCCGGACGACTAAATCAACCACCTGAGCCGTCGCCCCATTCACGCCAAAGTTAAACACGGTCACATCTTCATAGCCGAGGGTGGCCAATTCTTCCTGCAGAGCTGTAGGATCCACTCCGCGCAGGGCCCGAGAGCTACCGATAATCAACACATCTGGCGCACCATATTGCTCTAGATGCTGGTAATACAGGGCGAGTTTTTGATCGAGCTGAGGGTTGTTAAAAGAGGGGAGGGGAAGCTCTAGATCAGGATCGGCAAGTTCTACTTGGGGTAGGTCAATGGGGGGAAGGCTGGGAGATGCGGTCGGTGGGGTTGGGAGAGGGAGAACGGAGGGGGACGTCTCGGCGGCAGGATCGCCCTCAGGTTCTCCCACCGCATCTCCCACAACCACAGTCTCGTCGGGCTGAGTGAAGGCACCGGCATCAAAGGCATCGCCATCGACATCCGCCGCTGTCCAATCCTCGGGCAGGGCCAAGTCTGCTGGAGCTGTGGGCTCCGGCACAACCGCTTCCTCAACCGGGTCGGGCGATCGCAGAGGTGGCAGTGGCGAGGTTGAGAGTAGAGATGAATGATCTTCTAGATAAGCTAGGTCAGCCGCTGATGGTTCAGGGGCTGCATAGAGCCATTGCCCCAACAGCCAATCACACTGGAGCAGCAGCAATAGCCCCACGGTTCCCCAGATCAAGGCCACGTTGCGCGGGGACTGAGGCGACGCCATTTGCCGGTTGCTGGATTCAGGCACGCTGATCGATTCGACCTGATCACAAGGACTGAACAACTGCGAGCGAATCAGGCCGGTTTGAATCGCCGGCAGGAGCGATCGCCACCGTTGATCCCAACGGGTTTTCAGATCCTCCGGGGTAATATCCGGTCGGAAAATGCCATCATCGGGGCGTAGGAGCAAATCGCCCACCAGAGCATCGGTGGCGGCAAAGTCTGGGCTAGCTTCTGGTACGAACCGCTGACGGCGCACAAAGTCTATGCCATAGCTCCACTGGGGACGTTTTTGCCCTGCCCGCCGACCGTAGACCCGCACGCCAGCTAGGTTGGGGATGCGCAGAGATTTCAAAAATTTAGCGATCGCCCGTCCCACTTTCTGCTGATCAGGACAGATGGCTGCATCACACATGACATGGAGCAAATCACCCTTGGGCAGCAGCTTGAGGCGAATGCCAGCGGTAGCCAGGTGGCGATCGAGGTTGGGATTCAGCAGCCGACTCAGCAAGAAGGCGATCGCGTCCCAATCTCCCCGCCGTGCCAAAATCGTCGGTGGTTCTGCCAAGGCCTGATGCTGGCTAGCTGGCAAACTAAGCCACTCTACCCAGCCTGGATCGTTCTGCTCCGGCACTTGCCCATAGAGCACAGCTTGGTGAATACCTTGGGGGCCAAGGCGATCGATGGTTTGCGTAATCAGCGATCGCACCCGCTCCATGGGAGGCGCTGTATGTGTTTCCAGTTGCCGCTCCGCAGCGGGCAGCCAGCAACAGGTTAGATGCAGGGTGGATTGCTTCAAAAGAGTTGTGGCAATGCCCACCCGTGCCTCGGCCAAAGCCTGGTTCAACAGCCGCGTCAGAGCATCAACATCACCCCAGCGGGCCCATTCCTTTAAAATTTCCTTCGCCGGGGTTAGATCAACCCGCAGCACCCAATCCGGCCGCGGCTCACCCCGCACTTGGATGAACACCACCGCATCTCGAAACCCTTCCAGCTCCAAACCACGCAGTTGCTGGGTTACCGGCTCAGAAATCAGGGACGGATCAGGACTATAGCTAGCCTCACAGGTGATCCATAATCGCTGGCTGACAGCAGGCATCTGGGTGCCATCCACCACCGCTGCAGTCGGGTTTTCGTAGGGCAACGGCCGGCTGCGTACCTGTACGGAAACCCCCAGCTTACTTAGGGTTTCGCTGAGGTAGGCGGCGATCGCCTCCACCTTGCCCTGCCGCGCCAAACTCTGGTTGGATAGGATGATGGCGGCAGCGGGCTGGGGTTTCGGGATCGTAGGCTGCGCTCTTGACGGCTCCCCGTAGAGATCTTCTAAGTGGCGATCGAGCTGGTGCAGGGAGATGGGCACCTGCCAAAGTGGATGGGAATGCCCGGTGACTCGACCGTAGAGAAAAATTTGGTAAATGTCCGGCTCGGCAGACGGCAGCAGCTTGTTGATATCAGTCTTCTTTAAAGCTGGCAACAGCCGCAGCAGGGCCCGGGATTGGTCAGGACAGGGCGACCCTTCACACAGAATGTAAAGATGATTGCCTTGCAGGCGAAACTTGACGCGGATGCGCCGATCGCTCAACACCCGATAAATCCAACGGGCAATGTGAGACTTGGGGCTAGCTGGAGACGAATTGTCTGCACCATTCGACATGAGCGTTGATAGTCCTCTGCACCATGAGCCGTTCAAAGGTGAACCCGCTGGGCCAATTCTAGTCAATATTCGCGGTTACAACACTAGGAGATTGCCAATGATTTGACAACTAATTGGGCAGACATTCCCAAAAGGCTAGGCAGATGGAGTGCTTTAGATGAGGTTAGATTACGGTTGGGTCTCTGTCGAAGAGTCGGGGGCTGAAGTCGTTGAAGCGGCAGCACAGGCGGCAGGGTCGGCAGACTGAGATTCAACGGTCACGTTTCCATAGCCAGCGGTGCTCAAAAGCTGCGTCACCACGAGTTCAGCGCGGACATTGGCCTCGTCTAGCAAATTTTCCCGACAGGCAGCTTCCACAATTTTGGCCAGGGTTTCAGTTTGGGCAAGCTGTTGGAGCTCTGGAGCCACATCGGGGCCGAGACCCAAAAAGCCGCGATCGTAGTCATAAACGCTCGATCGGGCTACATCAATCTTGCTATCTAGAATTTGGGGGGGCGGTAGGGTGACGGTAATTTGGTCGCCATCAACCTGAATATTTTGGGGCGTCATGTCACTCAGATCCACGCCAGCCCGCACTTCTCCATAGGCCATGTAGAGCAGCGTCGTGGTGCCAACCGTGTAGCCAGCTAGGGTGCGATCGCGGCTGGCCGGCACCACCGATTCCATAGCAAAAACCGCCGTCGTTAATTCACTTGCGCCCCGCACCTGCTGCACCAGCACGGTGCGCACGTCCACCTGGGCGGGCGGTTGGGGAGCGGTTAACCGCGACATCAGGCTAGAGCCCGTGCGCCAAGTGCTAATCAGACCAAAGGACAAGGATCCAAACAGACCCGCCACCGACAGCAGAGCAATATATTGCAGCGCCGTCAGCACAGGGCGCGATCGCCTCGGTTCTGGTGCTCGTTCTAGGGAGCGATCGCTAGCTGGCGCTGTTGTGCCTTGTTTATCCTGGCTCTGCATCTCTTGATTTTGAGCCTGGTTGTCCTGAACCTCTTGCAGGTTACGCATCCTCAATAGCCCCCGGTGTTAGATTGATTCATCCTACTCTTTGTTCCTGACAGCTTCATGCTAACCCGAGTTCCAAGCGATCGCCCCCAGATATCTCTAGGACAAGAAGATGTACATCAGCCCAGAATCAGCAACATCCCAGGAACTGGCTGGCTGAGCGAAGTTGAATCTAGAACCCAACCATTGTTCCCCTAACCATCCCTAAGCAATGCTGCCCCGCTTACGGGCCTCCTTGTAG
This genomic interval carries:
- a CDS encoding PAS domain S-box protein; translation: MAKILIVEDEPIAAWNLQESLESLSHNVVGCVSSGREAIQVTQALQPDIVIMDIRLEGDLDGIQTATIINNDYEVPIIYLTAHSDEVTLERVLKTEPFGYLMKPFRLKELQTSLNITLQRSQLEQRLEASEQRLAVTLNSLGDAVIATDTHQRITFMNPVAERLTGWDTEAAIGKPINAIMRLLDAQTRQDIINPLIQAMSDGQVFRLPQPTVLQSLAGQEYMVSDSAAPIQTAEGDVIGGVLVFTDLTDRQALEAELRRSQDRYQLAVQAGQVGVWDWVLDTHDIYLDPILKSMLGYDEEEIANQLDEWLKHVHPGDRSKVAIALNTHLNDATHQFVCEHRMLHKDGSIRWVLMRGSAEKDRHDRPWRMMGTYVDITAQKQAEEAFQQQAKREQVLNQIAQHIRQSLNLDHVLQTAVQEVRHLLKVDRTLIYKLPSNLRGKVVMESLAPGWVSMQGWEIFDPC
- a CDS encoding PAS domain S-box protein, yielding MVSISYLDESVHRPALRDRLLALEQDIAEHGSGTAAVRWRAELAAIAAELDRSDSPRVQGVEDESDRPSLAHLLHAYQVLNLHLENSPLAFIEWDAQSKIRRWSTQAEVILGWKAEEVMGKSLQDLNFIHDDDVTDVQQVEERLLRGEQRIIHCNRNYHKNGSVVYCEWYNSSLTDEQGQVISVLSVVQDITERQAAKLALETSEKRYRQLFDSANDAIFVHPLGAEGQLSNFSDVNTVACQLLGYSREQLMQRSPKDISLPEMNDQLPEIAQRLQQDHQALFDMVLLSQTGEPIPTEINSHLFELEGKLTVLSVVRDSRDRKQAELEIQACIQQEQSLNRVVKTIRNSLDIQTIFSTATREIVDLLGISRALIVQYCPEQEYWQHVAEHRCHESLQDTLNTTIPDRDNPFAERIKRGDIICIDQTSTIEDPINQALADQFPGAWLIVPLRVNGETWGALTLMKEASHAGWQASELELAHRVTDQLAIAIQQAQLYQQAQEQLGERQRAEAALRESLAEKEVLLSEVHHRVKNNLQIISSLLNLQANRTHDPTAQDALRQSQNRVSSIALIHEHLYQSHDLCNINVAQYVRCLTADLYRTYATSLHPVTLEQVIDPQIHIDVDRAISLGLILNELISNALKHGFKAGQAGTLTMSLQAVSPDEYALSIGHDGHALPSDFDPQSSQSMGLKLVSILIQQLKGRLECDRSPQTVFTVYFPSKS
- a CDS encoding DUF4230 domain-containing protein, with product MRNLQEVQDNQAQNQEMQSQDKQGTTAPASDRSLERAPEPRRSRPVLTALQYIALLSVAGLFGSLSFGLISTWRTGSSLMSRLTAPQPPAQVDVRTVLVQQVRGASELTTAVFAMESVVPASRDRTLAGYTVGTTTLLYMAYGEVRAGVDLSDMTPQNIQVDGDQITVTLPPPQILDSKIDVARSSVYDYDRGFLGLGPDVAPELQQLAQTETLAKIVEAACRENLLDEANVRAELVVTQLLSTAGYGNVTVESQSADPAACAAASTTSAPDSSTETQP